The genomic window ACAGGAACTGGTCGGGATGGCGGTCGCGAAAGCCATCGACCTCGCAGGAAGAGGTAAGGTCGGCCGACAGGCACATCACCTCGGGCCGCGCGGTCGCGAAGGTTTCAAACGCCGTGGCGTAGGGTCGGTTGACGATATCCGCCATGATCAGGCCTCCTCGATTTCGTGCAGGTCGACGCCGAGCGCGCCAGCCAGCGCATCACGCATTTCGGCGCGCTCGGCTTCGCTCTTGAAGCGTACATAATGCAGGCGCGGGAAGCGCTTCTTCAGGAAGTCCATGCCTTGATAGGGCGAGGTATTGGCGAGGATCACCAGCGGCTTTCCGGCCTCGGCGCTGTCGGCGGCCGCGCGCATCGCCTCAAGGTCATGCCCGTCGATCGACCGGCAGGTGGCGCCGAAGGCCGACACCCGTTGCGGCAGGTCGAAAAGCTCCTGAACCGAGGACATGGCGCCGTCGCATTGCTGGCTGTTGACATCGACGATCACGCGGATGTTGTCGATCCCGTGGTGGCGCATGGCGGAAAGGCATTCCCAGGTCTGGCCCTCCTGAAACTCGCCGTCGGACATGTAGACCCAGACCTTGCCCTTGTCGCCTGCACGCTTGCGGGCAAAGGCAACGCCGGAGGCCATGGAAAGCCCCTGCGCCAGCGACCCGGTGGTGACCTCCATGCCGGGGCTGTGCTCGGCGCCGATCATTTCCACCGAACCGCCATCCTTGTTGAAATGGTCGAGCGCGTTTTCATCCATGCGGCCGACCTCGATCAGCGCGGAATAGATCACCAGCGCGTAGTGGGCCGGGGAGACGAAGAAGCGGTCATATTCGGGGGCAAACGGCCCGTGATAGCCCGCGCCGGTAAAGGCATCCGGGTTGTGCGCCGACGGCACGCCGCCAAACGGCCTGGGAACCGGGGGCAGGGTGGGGGCGCCCAGATGCAGCGCCTCATTATAGAGAAAGGCGAGGCTTTCGGCCGCCGAACAGGCCTGACTGAGATAGCCGCCATTATTGCGCATCGTGTGCAGGAACACCCGCCTGCGAATGCCAAGCGCGATATCCTCGGTCGATTTTTCGTTGGTCAGGGACATGGTTCAGTGCTCTTTTTCAAAGAGGCGGGCAAGGCCCGCGGCTGACGCCTCGGCAACGCCGCGCTCGGTGATCAGGCCGGTGACGAGGCGGGCAGGGGTGACGTCGAAGGCGGGGTTGCGGGCCGGCGTGCCTCTGGGCGAAATGCGGACCGAGACGATCTTGCCGTCCAGATTTTCGCCCTGCACGAAGCTCACCTCGTCGCTGTTGCGCTCTTCGATCGGTATTTCGGCGACCCCGTCATTGACCGTCCAGTCGATCGTGGGCGAGGGCAGGGCGACGTAAAACGGCACGCCGTTGTCCTTGGCCGCCAGCGCCTTGAGATAGGTTCCGATCTTGTTGCAGACATCGCCGGACGCGGTGGTGCGGTCGGTGCCGACAATCACCATGTCGATCTCGCCATGCTGCATCAGGTGGCCGCCGGCATTGTCCACAATCAGGTCGTGGGGCACGCCATGACCGTCCATTTCCCATGCGGTCAGCTGTGCACCCTGATTGCGCGGGCGGGTTTCGTCGACGAACACGTGAACCGGGATTCCCGCCTCCATCGCCAGATAGATCGGCGCGGTCGCCGTGCCGTAATCGACGGTGGCAAGCCAGCCGGCATTGCAGTGGGTGAGGATATTGACCGGTTCGCCCGGTTTCTTTCTGGCTGCGATCTCCTTGATGATCTCCAGCCCGTGGCGGCCGATTTCGCGGTTGAGCGCCACGTCTTCATCGGCAATCTCCGCGGCGCGGCGATAGGCCGCCGCGGCGCGTTCAGCCAGTGCGACCGATGAAAGCGCATGCCGCATTTCATCGAGCGCCCATTTCAGGTTGATGGCCGTCGGCCGCGTCGCATGCAGTTTTTGATAGGTGGCATCGAGATTTGCGTCAGAGGGATCATCCGCCATCGCGATGGCGACGCCATAGGCAGCGGTCACGCCGATCAGCGGCGCGCCGCGCACCCACATCTCGGCGATCGCGGTGGCGATTTCGTCGACCGTGGACAGGGTGACGATCCGGAAGTCATGCGGCAGCCAGCGCTGATCGATGATTTCCACGGAGCGGCCGTCCTGATGCGGCCAGATGGTGCGGTAATGTTTCTCGCCAACCTTCATGGGGCGCTCTCCTCTTCCAACCGGCTGGCCAGTCTTTCCAATGCATCGAGGCTGCTGATATGGCGGCGATTGACCGCGATGTGGCGGCCGAATTCGAGTGCTGCTGTCTCTGAACGCGCCTTTTGCGGTCGGTCCGCGATGGTCTCGAAATCGGCATTGTGCGCGAGGCCCAGAATGCGGCGGTGGATCTCCAGACCGGCAAAGCCGAGCATGTCCTCGAACAGCCCATGCAGGAACCGCTCCAGCGCCTGTTCCGCGCCGAGTGCGTCGCCCTGATCCTCGTAAAGGCTGCGCTGGAACAGGATGCCGGTGCGTTCGTCGCGCCAGAGCCGGGAAAACTCGTCGCGAAAGACGCTCCAGGTGGCTGTAATCGTGTCCAGCAGGTAACGGCGCTGGTCGTCGCGCGGTCCGTTCTGCTCGTGACCGCGCTGCGAAAAATAGCTCATCCAGTAATTGGCGAGCAGCATCCCGACATCGAATGCCATCGGTCCGTAATAGGCGAATTCGGGATCGATCACCCGCGTCTCGTCTTCGGTCACCATGATCGACCCGGTGTGCAGGTCGCCGTGCAGCATGGTCTCGGCGCGGGTGACGAAGGCCTGCTTCATTTCCTGCGCCGTCACCTTGAGATCGCGATCGGCCCGGAGCTTTGCCACGATGCCATCGAGTTCGGGACTTGTGTGGCTGTTCATCTCGGCGTCGTAATAGGGGTCGGTAAAGACCAGCGCCTCTGTGATGTCGCAAAGCGCGTCATTGCCCGCAAACAGGGCCATGTCCTTCTTGCGCGCGGCCGCCTCCATGGAAAGGTCGGATCCCCTGAACAGGGTGCGGGCCATGAACAGGCCGATATCCTGCGCGAGACGGGGCAGCATCTGCCCGTCGATCAGCGCCTTTCTGAGGATAATGTGCGGGCTCAGAAATTCCTGCACGATGATCGCCTGGCGCTCGTCGAAATAATAGACTTCCGGAACGCTTTCCGGCGCGCGTTCGGCCTGCCGGACGAGGGCGCTATATTCGAAAAACGACCGCGTCAGCGGTAGCGGCCAGCCTTCGCCGACCAGCCGCACATAAGGCAGCGCCTGCTTGACGATCATGCTGCGGCCGCCGCCTTCGACGATGAAAACGAGGTTCAGATTGCCGTCGCCGACCTCGCGCACCTGCCAGCCTGAAGGCGGGCCGAGCTTCTCCGTCAAGATTTCGAGCGTTCCCAGCCGAGACGGCAGGGTTTCAGGCTCCAGTGCCGCAAAGGCCTGTTCCAGCGCCATGGACATCCTCCCAAATGCGCCCCGACGATTTGCATTCGCAGGGCTTTATTGCACGGTAACGCCTCCATCTGTCATTTGTCAACATCGATGACATTTGCTATTTTTATTTTCTGTCAAATGTCATTGCTGTTGACATTTGATGATTTTGGTCTCTAGGATGATGGCGGGAGGAAATGATTTCCATGACCGCAGTGTTCCGCATAGACGGGCTGCGCAAGGCGTTCGGGCCGATCCAGGTGCTGGATGGCGTCGATCTGCGCTTGCGTTCCGGAGAAGTGACCGTGCTGATGGGCGCCAATGGCGCGGGTAAGTCCACGCTTGTGCGGACCGTCACGGGTCTCTACCGGCCCGACAGCGGCACGATCTCGCTTGCCGGCAAGCCGTTCACGCCCGCAACGCCTGCGGAAGCCATTCGCGCCGGCGTGGTCACCGTGCATCAGAACATCAATGACGGCGTCGCCGCCGATCTCGATGTCGCCACCAATCTGGTGCTCGACCGGCTCACCGGGCGCGGCGCGTCCGTGTTCTTCAATCCCTACAGGATACGCAAGCAGGCACGCGGCGTAGCCGAGGCCATGGGGCTTTCGCTCGACCTTTCGGCCCAGGTCTCCGACCTGTCGCTGGCCGATCGCCAGATGGTCGCCATCGCCCGCGCCATGGCCCACAAGCCGCGCGTTCTCATTCTCGACGAGCCGACCTCGTCGCTTTCCAGCGCGGAGGCGGACCGGCTGTTCGCCCTGCTCGACCGGTTGCGCGCCGATGGCGTGGCGATCCTCTATATCTCGCATCGCATGTCCGATATCCGGCGGCTGGCCGATACCATCGTCACGCTGCGCGACGGCCGTATCTCCGGCGTGTTCGAAGGCCCGGAACTGGACTACAAGGGAGCCGTCGATGCCATGCTCGGCCGCGCCATCGGCCATGGCCATGTGGATGTGCGCGACGGCGGCAACGTGGTTTTTTCCGCCACGGACCTCCGGATCGCGCCCGGCAAGAAGCCGTTCTCGCTGTCGCTCGGCGAAGGCGAGATCGTGGCGGTGACCGGCCTTGTCGGCGTCGGCAAGACCGCGTTGGCGGAAACGCTTTTCGGCGCGCGCCGGCCGCATGGCGGGCAGATGATGCTGGAGGGCAAAGGCTATGCGCCGAAAAATCCGGGCGCTGCCATCGCAAACGGGGTCTTTCTGGTGGCGAAGGATCGCGCCGTGAGCGGCATCGTGCCCGATTTCAATATCTACGAGAATATCAGCCTGCCGTTTCTGAGGCGCTTGTCATCCTTCGGGATCATGAGCCGGTCGCGGGAAAAGGCGCAGGCCCGCGATCAGATCGCCGGCCTCAATGTCGTCTGCCGCACGGAGCGGGATGCAATGCAGACGCTGTCCGGCGGCAACCAGCAAAAGGTGATGGTCGGGCGCTGGCTCAGCCATGATGCGCGCCTGCTGCTCCTCGACGAACCGTTTCAGGGCGTCGACATTGCCGCCCGCCGCGATATCGCGTCGACCCTGCGGCAGTCGGCCGGCGGCAGGGCCACGCTGGTTTTCCTGACCGAACTCGACGAGGCGTTCGAAATCGCCGACCGCATTCTCGTGATGTCCGAACACACCATTGTCGGCGAGCACAGGAATCTCGAAATCGACCTCGATACACTTCTCGCCCAGATCGCCGGGCGTCTGGAAATGGTGAGCCAATGACCAATAACGAAAACTCCTCCGCCATCGCCTCGCCGGAGCAGAAGCCCGGCGGCCGTCGGTCGGGCAATGCCCGCGCGCTGGCGATCCGATACGGCTTCCTGGCGCTGCTGCTTGCGCTGGTTCTGGTGTTTTCGATTGCCGCCCCGGGGTTCGCCTCGCCGCAAAGCGCCGTTTTCATTCTGCAATCGGTGTCGATCACCGGTATTCTTGCACTCGGTGTCACGGCGACGCTGGTGGTCGGCGGCTTCGACCTTTCGATCGGGTCGGTCGCGACCACGGCGCTGATGGCGTCGTCCTATGTCATGGTGGTGATGGGCGGAAACGCCTTTGAAGCCGTAGCCGCCTGCCTCGTCATCGGCGGGCTGATCGGTCTGGTGAACGGCATTCTGATCGTCTATGGCCGCGTCCCAGATCTCTTGGCGACGCTCGGCATGATGTTCCTTCTGCTTGGCCTGCAGCGCATTCCGACCGAAGGCCGGTCGATCGCGACGGGCATGACGCTGCCGGACGGCTCGCAGGCCGATGGCGCGTTCAGCGCGGCCTTTCTGGCGCTCGGTCGCCACCGCTTCGATTTCATTCTGCCCAATCTCGTGCCGGTTTCGGTTGTGGTGCTGATCGTTCTGGCGATTGCCATCTGGCTGTTCCTGGAGTTCACCCGGTTCGGCCGGATGATGTATGCCGTCGGTTCCAATGAGCGTGCCGCGGCGCTGGCCGGCGCGCCGGTCAACGGCTACAAGATCCTGGCCTATGTGATTTCGGCCGAGTTTGCCTCGATCGGCGGCATTCTGCTGGCGGCCCGTCTCGGCCGCGGCGATATCGCCTCGGGCAACAATCTTCTGCTGGATGCCGTGGCCGCGGCCCTGATCGGCTTCGCCGTGCTGGGGGCTGCCAAGCCCAATGCCTTCGGCACGGCCATCGGCGCGCTGTTCGTCGGCATTCTGCTGCAGGGCCTTACCATGATGAACGCGCCCTATTACACCCAGGATTTCGTGAAGGGCGTGGTGCTGGTCATCGCGCTGGTGTTCACCTTCGCGCTTTCGACGCGGCACAAGCACTGAACATGAACGGGCGGTTTTCCTGCCGCCCGTCGACAGGACCGATACTGGCGCCGGTATCGGGAACTGCGGGAGGAGGCGCAAGCGATCTCAAATCTGGATCTCAGACGTGGAGGAATGAAGAAATGAAAATCACACGCAGACTGTTCAACACCATGGCGGCGGGCGCAATGCTTTCCGCCGCCGCACTGCCGGCGATGGCCGCCGACATGCCGGCGCCGTTCGACAAGCCGGAAGATGTCACCATCGCGCTGGTGCGCTACCTTTCCACCGGCGACTTCTTCCAGTCCTATCTGGCAGGCGTCGAAGCCCAGTCGAAGGCGCTCGGCCTCAATCTTCGCGTGCTCGACAGCCGCCAGGATGCAGCCCTTCAGGCAGATATGGTCGATCAGGCGATCGCGCTCGGCGTCGACGGCATCATCATCCAGCACGGCCTGACGGAAAGCATGCGCGAAGCCGCCCAGCGCGCCGTCGATGCCGGCATCGATGTCGTCGCCTTCGACGTGAACGTCGAAAACGATGCGATTCCGCAGATCGAGCAGTCGGACCACGACCTTGCCCGTCTGGCGCTGGAGCAGGCGATCGCGGACAATGGCGACAGCTTTACCGCCGGCTATGTCTATGTCCCCGGCATCGCGCCGCTGGACCGCCGCGACGAGGTCTGGCAGGAATTCAAGGAAAAATATCCGGGCATCGACGAAGTGGCGACCTTCGGCACGCTCGACAACCCGATTGCCAACTCCGTTGCCAACCAGGCGCGTTCGGTGCTGTCGGCAAACCCGAACATCACCGTCATGTTCGCGCCCTATGACGAATTCGCCAAGGGCGTGAAGATCGCCGTCGATGAGGCCGGCATGTCGGATGCGATCAAGATCTATTCGGCGGACGTCTCGACATCCGATATCGCCGCCATGCGCGAGCCCGGCAGCGCCTGGGCAGCGACCGCCGCCACCAATCCGGCGGTTGTCGGCGAGGTTTCCGTCCGCGCGCTGGCGATGATGCTTGCCGGCGAAGATCCCGGCCATAACGTCATCGTCCCGCCGACGCTGATCACCCAGCAGGTCCTGCTCGATGACGACATCAAGAACATGCAGGAACTGAGCGAAAAGCTGCCGGCATTCGCCCATGCCGATGTCGCCACGCCGGACTGGATGCCGCTGCCCTCCAAGCAGTAGGCCCGCCGTTCTCCCGAGACCATCAGGCGGTGCGAAGCCGCCGCCTGATGTTTGCCGCCGCCGGATATCGGGAAATCAACCTTGAGAATATTGCGTGATTTCAAATGTCGTGCATTTCTTTTCATTGATCAAATGCCGAATCCGGGCATTAAAATGCATATTGTGCATATTAGGCGGCGTTTTTAAGTGCGGCTTGAATGGCTGGAGGATATCCTGGCGGTCGGCACGGAAGCCTTCATTCCGGTGACCGCCTATCCGGGCGACGCCTTTCTGGGCCGGAAATCAACGCCTTGCGCTAGCCTTCTATCGCACCACGGAGAACACGTCGCCGGTGCTCAGATTCTTGACCCGACCGACCTTTGCGCCATCCCAGTAATATGAAAAATGCTGGCCCTGCATCGGTATCCCGGCAATATCCGGCCAGAACAGCGCGACCGCCGATCCTTCGGGATATCGGACGCTGCGATAAAGGATGCCATCCGCATTTTTCGCATGCAGCTCCGCGCCAAGCGCCTGCGGCCTGCGATAGTCATCGGGATCGTAAAGTTCGGGAAACCGCGCCCGGTCGCTGGCATCGCGGAGATCGGCATCGAGCGTGCCGACGAGTTCGCGGAAGTCGGAGGTCCAGCCCGGCGCCTGGCTGGTGGCCGCCATGAACACGGCATGGTGATGCATGGTTTCAAACAGCGCGACCTCGATCCGGTCGCCGGCATAATAGACCCCGAACGCGCCGTCGCTGAACCGGCTGGGGCGGTCCGTCGAGGTGTGGACGAAGGGCGCCATCGCCCAAGACGCGCCCTCTCCGGCAACCCGGCGCGCGGGCGGCACCAGATCGAGCATGCCGACGCTTGTGCTGACGCGCGGATTGGTCTTGGCCTCCGCCGACAGGATCGCGTCCCAGTCGGCGGGATCGGCGATGTCCTCGAACAGATCGATCGGCGGGAAACGCGAGCGGATGATCCGGTGGGTTTTCGCCCACCTGACGCGCACGGTATCGGGCACGGCCAATCTCAACCGCCCCTGACGCTGTCGAGATAGCGTCTCACCCGCATGATGTCGGTCAGTTCTCCGGCGAGCATGACGTCCAGCGCCGATGCCCCGCCGAAGGCCTCGTTCTCCCGCCGCACCCAGTCATAGGCCCGTTCGGCATCCGTGAAGATGATCCTGAGCGCCTTGTGAATGCCCATCAGGTTCGAAAGCCGGGCCTTGAGGTCGCGCGGGATGCGCCCGATATCGCCGCCTTTCCAGCGCGCCCAGGTGCGCGGCGACAGGCCGCCGAGCAGGATGCAGGCCTGACTGTCGCTGACGCGCCAGCGCGCGAACAGATTGACCGCCGCCCGGGCCATGGCCTGGCTTTCCGCCTCGGTAATTTCGGGGGCAGCACTCCGATACGCGGTTTTTTCGATCATCTGCAGGTGCGGCATCGTCAATCCCGTCATTGCCTTTTGGCATAATATAGTTCTTACTATGTCATATGGCAATCCTGCCGGGAACTCTCCGGCTTTTATTGTCAAAACTCTTGATCTCGCAGGCTTAGCCTCCAATCTTCGGGAACAATGTGAGGAAAGGTCATGGCCCACACGAAACCGATATTGCCGGGCACCAGCAGCAGGCCGCTGGATCCCGATCTGGACGCCCTGCAATACGAGATCATGCAGGAGACGGCGCAGGCGCTGGGGCGGATCGGGCGGCGGCTGGAGGAGGCGCTGGCGGCGCTCAGGCGTCACGACGAGACGCCGGGTTCCAATCAGGACCGCGACGAACTGGTGCAGGCGGCGGCTGACTGCGCCTTCGCGCTGTTCATCCAGCGCGACTATCTGGGGCTTCGCACCGACCATCATCTGAAGTCGACTTACGATATTCCGCGCGAGGTGATGCTCAGGATCGGCGTGATGAAAAGGCGAACCAAGGACGGCGAGGCTTGAGCGCCGCCGCCGTGCTGCTCTCTGGTTCCGGGTCGCTGGAACTGACGGGCGCATCGGACAGGCTTTATGCCTGGTGGAGCTTTTCCAAAACCGCGATCGCCGCCGCCTGCCTTTGCCTTGTCGAGGAGGGAGCCCTTTCGCTTGACGATGTCCCGCCCGGAAGTCCCGCAACGGTCCGGCAGTTGCTTCAGCATCGCGGCGGCTTCGGCGACTATACAGGGCTTGAAAGCTACAGAAATGCGGTTGCCGAAGGCGGCGATGCCTGGTCGCGCGACTGGCTGTTGCGTGAAGCCGACGCCGACCGCGTTCTGTTTGCGCCGGACCGGGGCTGGTCCTACAGCAATATCGGTTATCTTGTGATACGCGCCTTTCTCGAGCAGCGCACCGGCATGGCGCTTGGCGCCCTGCTCGATCGCAAGCTGTTCCATCCGCTCGCGATCGATGGGGTTTTTCTCGCCGAAACCCGGGCAGATTTCGCCCGGTCCGAAGGTGTCGATGGCGAAGTCTACGATCCGAACTGGGTCTATCACGGCTGTCTGGTTGGCCCTGCGGAGGCAGCGGTGCGGCTTCTTGCGGGCATTGTCGCGGGGCGTCTGTTTTCGCCGGCGCTTGTGGAGACGATGGTCGCGGCCTTTCCGCTGGGTGGTCTGCTTGCCGGGCGGCCTTGGTCAAAGACCGGCTACGGGCTCGGGGTGATGGCCGGAGCCATGCGGGGCGTCGGTAGAGTTGTCGGCCACACCGGCGGCGGGCCGTTCAGCGCTTGCGCCGTCTACCACCTTGCCGATGCCGCCGAGCCGGTGACGATTGCCGCCTTCGCGCCGGTTCCAGATCCCGACGCCTGCGAGAACGAGGTGGCCGCAAGAGCGAAAGCCCTGGCCGGGCGTCGCCCCAAACAAAAACGCCCCGGTTAATGCCGGGGCGCTTGAGGACAGGGGGGTGTCTCAACTGGTGGGGTGATGGAAGCGCTCCATCTCGTCTTTCAGGTGGAGTTTTTTACGTTTGATCGATGCGATCTCCTGGTCGCGGCTGGACGGCGAAGCCATTACGTCGTTAAGCTTCTTCTCGAGTTCGGAATGCTTTTCCTCAAGAGCGGCAAGATGAGTCTGAACTGTCATTGCACACGTCCTTCCTTTGTTTGGCGCCGCCGGATGCGGCGTCTCGTCATCAAAGTGCAATATCAGCATGCCATGATCGAAGACGTTTGTCGAAGGCGGAAATGTGATTTTGTGGGGGCATTTTGCCACGCCTCATCCAATGTCTCCGGCGCCTTGCTTTTCACCGAAAACGTTTGATGCTAGAGCGGGTTTCACCCGAAACGACGCATGGTCGGCCGCTGCCACATTCGTCGAATATGTTGAAACAATGGAATGCCGATGAGCCCGATCAAGAATCCGCCTGTCGCCATCGTCATGGGGTCCCAGTCCGACTGGGAAACGATGAAGAACGCCGCCGACATTCTCGATATTCTCGACATCGATTACGATGCCCGGATCGTGTCGGCCCACCGCACGCCGGACCGGATGTATGAATTCGCCCGCAGCGCCCGCGCCGAGGGCTTTCAGATCATCATCGCCGGTGCTGGCGGGGCGGCCCATCTGCCGGGCATGATGGCGGCGCTGACGCCGCTGCCGGTGTTCGGCGTGCCGGTGCAGTCGCGCGCGCTCTCCGGCCAGGACAGCCTGCTGTCGATCGTGCAGATGCCGGCGGGCATTCCCGTCGGAACGCTCGCCATCGGAAAGGCCGGCGCGGTCAATGCCGCGCTGCTGGCCGCCGCGGTTCTGGCGCTTGCCGATCCCGAACTTGCGGGCAGGCTTGACGAGTATCGTGTTCGTCAGGCGGCAAGCGTTGCCGAATATCCCATCGACAAGGACGACTGAGCTCCATGAAAACCATCGGTATCATCGGCGGCGGCCAGCTTGGCCGCATGCTGGCCATGGCCGCCGCCCGGCTCTCGATCCGCACCGTGATTCTGGAGCCGCAGGCGGATTGCCCGGCCGCCCAGGTCGCGGGCCGCCATATCGTGGCCGCCTATGATGACGAGGCGGCGCTTGCCGAGCTTGCGCGCGCTTGCGACACGATCACCTATGAATTCGAAAACGTGCCGGAAAAAAGCGCCGCGCTTCTGTCCGCCGAACGGCCCGTCTATCCCCC from Martelella sp. NC20 includes these protein-coding regions:
- a CDS encoding MbcA/ParS/Xre antitoxin family protein; translated protein: MTGLTMPHLQMIEKTAYRSAAPEITEAESQAMARAAVNLFARWRVSDSQACILLGGLSPRTWARWKGGDIGRIPRDLKARLSNLMGIHKALRIIFTDAERAYDWVRRENEAFGGASALDVMLAGELTDIMRVRRYLDSVRGG
- a CDS encoding serine hydrolase domain-containing protein, which gives rise to MSAAAVLLSGSGSLELTGASDRLYAWWSFSKTAIAAACLCLVEEGALSLDDVPPGSPATVRQLLQHRGGFGDYTGLESYRNAVAEGGDAWSRDWLLREADADRVLFAPDRGWSYSNIGYLVIRAFLEQRTGMALGALLDRKLFHPLAIDGVFLAETRADFARSEGVDGEVYDPNWVYHGCLVGPAEAAVRLLAGIVAGRLFSPALVETMVAAFPLGGLLAGRPWSKTGYGLGVMAGAMRGVGRVVGHTGGGPFSACAVYHLADAAEPVTIAAFAPVPDPDACENEVAARAKALAGRRPKQKRPG
- the purE gene encoding 5-(carboxyamino)imidazole ribonucleotide mutase; the protein is MPMSPIKNPPVAIVMGSQSDWETMKNAADILDILDIDYDARIVSAHRTPDRMYEFARSARAEGFQIIIAGAGGAAHLPGMMAALTPLPVFGVPVQSRALSGQDSLLSIVQMPAGIPVGTLAIGKAGAVNAALLAAAVLALADPELAGRLDEYRVRQAASVAEYPIDKDD
- a CDS encoding RES family NAD+ phosphorylase, with the protein product MPDTVRVRWAKTHRIIRSRFPPIDLFEDIADPADWDAILSAEAKTNPRVSTSVGMLDLVPPARRVAGEGASWAMAPFVHTSTDRPSRFSDGAFGVYYAGDRIEVALFETMHHHAVFMAATSQAPGWTSDFRELVGTLDADLRDASDRARFPELYDPDDYRRPQALGAELHAKNADGILYRSVRYPEGSAVALFWPDIAGIPMQGQHFSYYWDGAKVGRVKNLSTGDVFSVVR
- a CDS encoding DUF6665 family protein, with translation MAHTKPILPGTSSRPLDPDLDALQYEIMQETAQALGRIGRRLEEALAALRRHDETPGSNQDRDELVQAAADCAFALFIQRDYLGLRTDHHLKSTYDIPREVMLRIGVMKRRTKDGEA
- a CDS encoding sugar ABC transporter ATP-binding protein codes for the protein MSMTAVFRIDGLRKAFGPIQVLDGVDLRLRSGEVTVLMGANGAGKSTLVRTVTGLYRPDSGTISLAGKPFTPATPAEAIRAGVVTVHQNINDGVAADLDVATNLVLDRLTGRGASVFFNPYRIRKQARGVAEAMGLSLDLSAQVSDLSLADRQMVAIARAMAHKPRVLILDEPTSSLSSAEADRLFALLDRLRADGVAILYISHRMSDIRRLADTIVTLRDGRISGVFEGPELDYKGAVDAMLGRAIGHGHVDVRDGGNVVFSATDLRIAPGKKPFSLSLGEGEIVAVTGLVGVGKTALAETLFGARRPHGGQMMLEGKGYAPKNPGAAIANGVFLVAKDRAVSGIVPDFNIYENISLPFLRRLSSFGIMSRSREKAQARDQIAGLNVVCRTERDAMQTLSGGNQQKVMVGRWLSHDARLLLLDEPFQGVDIAARRDIASTLRQSAGGRATLVFLTELDEAFEIADRILVMSEHTIVGEHRNLEIDLDTLLAQIAGRLEMVSQ
- the mtnA gene encoding S-methyl-5-thioribose-1-phosphate isomerase, which gives rise to MKVGEKHYRTIWPHQDGRSVEIIDQRWLPHDFRIVTLSTVDEIATAIAEMWVRGAPLIGVTAAYGVAIAMADDPSDANLDATYQKLHATRPTAINLKWALDEMRHALSSVALAERAAAAYRRAAEIADEDVALNREIGRHGLEIIKEIAARKKPGEPVNILTHCNAGWLATVDYGTATAPIYLAMEAGIPVHVFVDETRPRNQGAQLTAWEMDGHGVPHDLIVDNAGGHLMQHGEIDMVIVGTDRTTASGDVCNKIGTYLKALAAKDNGVPFYVALPSPTIDWTVNDGVAEIPIEERNSDEVSFVQGENLDGKIVSVRISPRGTPARNPAFDVTPARLVTGLITERGVAEASAAGLARLFEKEH
- a CDS encoding ABC transporter permease, coding for MTNNENSSAIASPEQKPGGRRSGNARALAIRYGFLALLLALVLVFSIAAPGFASPQSAVFILQSVSITGILALGVTATLVVGGFDLSIGSVATTALMASSYVMVVMGGNAFEAVAACLVIGGLIGLVNGILIVYGRVPDLLATLGMMFLLLGLQRIPTEGRSIATGMTLPDGSQADGAFSAAFLALGRHRFDFILPNLVPVSVVVLIVLAIAIWLFLEFTRFGRMMYAVGSNERAAALAGAPVNGYKILAYVISAEFASIGGILLAARLGRGDIASGNNLLLDAVAAALIGFAVLGAAKPNAFGTAIGALFVGILLQGLTMMNAPYYTQDFVKGVVLVIALVFTFALSTRHKH
- a CDS encoding substrate-binding domain-containing protein, whose product is MKITRRLFNTMAAGAMLSAAALPAMAADMPAPFDKPEDVTIALVRYLSTGDFFQSYLAGVEAQSKALGLNLRVLDSRQDAALQADMVDQAIALGVDGIIIQHGLTESMREAAQRAVDAGIDVVAFDVNVENDAIPQIEQSDHDLARLALEQAIADNGDSFTAGYVYVPGIAPLDRRDEVWQEFKEKYPGIDEVATFGTLDNPIANSVANQARSVLSANPNITVMFAPYDEFAKGVKIAVDEAGMSDAIKIYSADVSTSDIAAMREPGSAWAATAATNPAVVGEVSVRALAMMLAGEDPGHNVIVPPTLITQQVLLDDDIKNMQELSEKLPAFAHADVATPDWMPLPSKQ
- a CDS encoding YdcH family protein; its protein translation is MLILHFDDETPHPAAPNKGRTCAMTVQTHLAALEEKHSELEKKLNDVMASPSSRDQEIASIKRKKLHLKDEMERFHHPTS
- a CDS encoding transketolase, with amino-acid sequence MSLTNEKSTEDIALGIRRRVFLHTMRNNGGYLSQACSAAESLAFLYNEALHLGAPTLPPVPRPFGGVPSAHNPDAFTGAGYHGPFAPEYDRFFVSPAHYALVIYSALIEVGRMDENALDHFNKDGGSVEMIGAEHSPGMEVTTGSLAQGLSMASGVAFARKRAGDKGKVWVYMSDGEFQEGQTWECLSAMRHHGIDNIRVIVDVNSQQCDGAMSSVQELFDLPQRVSAFGATCRSIDGHDLEAMRAAADSAEAGKPLVILANTSPYQGMDFLKKRFPRLHYVRFKSEAERAEMRDALAGALGVDLHEIEEA
- the mtnK gene encoding S-methyl-5-thioribose kinase, whose protein sequence is MALEQAFAALEPETLPSRLGTLEILTEKLGPPSGWQVREVGDGNLNLVFIVEGGGRSMIVKQALPYVRLVGEGWPLPLTRSFFEYSALVRQAERAPESVPEVYYFDERQAIIVQEFLSPHIILRKALIDGQMLPRLAQDIGLFMARTLFRGSDLSMEAAARKKDMALFAGNDALCDITEALVFTDPYYDAEMNSHTSPELDGIVAKLRADRDLKVTAQEMKQAFVTRAETMLHGDLHTGSIMVTEDETRVIDPEFAYYGPMAFDVGMLLANYWMSYFSQRGHEQNGPRDDQRRYLLDTITATWSVFRDEFSRLWRDERTGILFQRSLYEDQGDALGAEQALERFLHGLFEDMLGFAGLEIHRRILGLAHNADFETIADRPQKARSETAALEFGRHIAVNRRHISSLDALERLASRLEEESAP